The sequence TGCTTTGCTCGCCGGATTAATTGAATTGAATCTGAATTTGAACTGTATATTGCAGGAACTGTGCTTGGACTGTACGAGGACAACAGATACAAGTCCGAGTGGGAAAAGGTGCATCTGAAACAGGTAGACCTGATTGGGCTGGGATCTGGGCCGGAGCTGGACCAGAAACTTCGCCATGCTAACCGTCTTTCGTCAGGGGTCATGCTTGCGAGAGATCTTGTGAACTCTCCTGCCAATGTCCTTACCCCTGGTCAGTAGGTTTGCCGTATCAATTGACGGAGTGGTTCTCCTTCGTCCTTCTGTTATAAAAATCATTCGTTCCATTCCAGGTGCTCTCGCGGAGGCGGCGGCGAAGATCGCTTCGACGTACAGCGACGTGTTCACAGCCACGATACTAGATGCGGCGAAATGCAGGGAACTGAAGATGGGCTCGTACCTGGCAGTCGCAGCGGCCTCTGAGACAAACCCGCCTTACTTTATCCACCTGTGTTACAAACCCCGCGGTGGTGACGTCAGGAGGAAGCTGGCTCTTGTTGGGAAAGGCATAACATTTGACAGGTTCGTATACTTTCAACACCGAATACTTGATTTTTGGATGCTCGATTCACCTCTGTCGTCTCCAGCGGCGGCTACAACATCAAGGCCGTACCGGTCGCCACCATCGAGCTCATGAAAAAGGACATGGGAGGCGCGGCGGCGGTGTTTGGTGCAGCAGAGGTTTTGGGACAGATCAAGCCGCCTGGAGTCGAGGTACTTGGGGGATTCAGTTACTAGTTAGTACGAGTACCAATCAATGAAAGTGAACGGCGAAAGATTCATAGGAGGCggctgtttttttttttttgcttgtcttagaatagagaaTGTGTCGATGGATCAGCTGGTTCAGTGTGTTTTCTGATACAGTCTCAATGGTCCCTTCGTGACTGACAGGTCCACTTCATATCTGCCGCGTCTGAAAATATGATCAGTGGCTCAGGCATGAGACCCGGCGACATCGTGACTGCTTCCAATGGAAAGACCATCGAGGTACATATTTTCTCTTGCAGTAGTAACGCGTTTCAGAACCCGTCATTGTCCTGCTAATTTCGTAGCGTTCATTGTCTTTGTATTCATATGTTAGCACACATGCTTCTTCAGGTAGATAACACGGATGCGGAGGGGAGGCTTACACTGGCTGACGCTTTGGTCTATGCTTGTAACCAAGGTGTTGACAAGGTAACCATTTAGACCGTACTGAGCAGTGTATACTGCAATTTTTATAGAGTGGGATTTGAAATATGATAGGCCGCTGGAAATATGATGAATTCGTTCTCTACTGGCTATGCTTGTCAGTTTGTAGATGCAGACGATGAACCAGAATTGATACTCCCTCCGTACTTACTAATATATAATAATAATGCATATAACTACGTGCTTTTTTTATTTAAGTCCCATAATACAAATATATAAGGCGGACGTTCTTCGTAGCCGATACATAAATAGATTTCGTCTGTAATCATTGTAATCATGGTATGCAGATTATTGATCTGGCGACGTTAACGGGTGCTATTCGTGTCGCGCTTGGGCCCAGCATCGCTGGTAATATGACTATCCTTGACCACCGGTGCTCCACCCCTGGGCCCTGGCCTCCGCTAGCTAATAATTCTACTAGTAAGCATCTGAAAAAGACGACAGCAAGTTTTACAGCATCTATGATGCATGTCTCTCCAAAACAAACTCAGGGATTCTAACGCCAAGCGACGAGCTAGCGGAGGAATTCGCGGCCGCCTACGAGGTCTCCGGGGAGAAGTTCTGGAGGCTGCCGATGGAGGAGAGCTACTGGGAGTCCATGGAGTCCAGCATCGCCGATATGCTCTGCGCCGGCCCTTTGCAGCCCCAGGCCGGCGCTATCACTGCCGCACTGTTCCTCAAACACGTACAGAGAGAGCAACGACCTTCGATTTGCACGAACCTATATTAATATGCTGCTTTGAATTGACTGCTGTTGTGTTCTGCTCTGTTCTGTTCTGCGTGTTGCAGTTTGTCGATGACAAGGTTCAGTGGATGCACATCGACATCGCCGGCACGGTCTGGAGCAACAAGAAGCGGGCGGGTACTGGCTTCGGAGTCACCACCCTGGTGGAGTGGGTTCTCAGCAACTCGTCGTCCTGAACAGACCCTTTGAACAATTCAAATCCCATCCGATCCTTTCTTTGTCAGTCGGAAGTTGTGAGCCCAAAGCGTCGCATGGCACTGCGATAGAATAAGCAAAAAACTAATTAAGCATCATTGGTGAATGCTGCCATGCATGGGCACAACCCGTCATTCTCAGTATTACTAATGTCTTACTAGGgtcgtgcccgtgcgttgcaacggtttTAATATATCTCATGATAGACCTTTAATAATGATGCATGTTTAAATTTCAAGGACTTGCATTGCTTAAATCTCACAGGAATTGAACAGAGGCAAAAATACCCTAGACTCTAAACAAAATTGTCCCCCCACCAAAAAAGGAAATGTAAACTAAGTGTACAAATTTGTAAGAGTTGCAGATGTCTGTTTATTGAATGTATTAACAATCGAATACGACCGGGCTGCCAGTTGAGCGTCATCAGGTTGATAATCTCCATAATACGACTGTCCTAGGCTCGAAGCAGTTGTATCTGCTGGTGTTGTCAACCTGCAATGACGTGCAATCAACAATAATCAATCAATGTTCATCAGCCTTGATTAATTAAGAAAGAACTCACCAGAGTCATAATTATTATTGGGACTAAACATATAGCTATAATGACATGTATGCATGGCAAGTAGTGTTCTAATTGCTGCACACATGAAAGATTATCCGGGCATTTATTTATCTGGGACAACAATAGAAGCAGATTTTGGGCCATACGTGTGCATTTGATACAAAACAGTTGCAAAAGAACAAGTTGAACATACATCATTGTGCTGGCTTTATTGGGTATACTATCCAGCAATTTATGTACTTCAGTTATGGTTCACTTGTTGCTCCTAACAGTTTGTGTAGTTCCACTTTCCCTTTAATTATTATCGGCATTTCGgacccgaggggtccctggaccgaccagtaaatttgtcgctgcgtgcccctgcccagatgggttggcgcgagatggaacacaaggggaaaacgcggctcgcattatctcgcaccagggggtgctcgtagtaggggttacaagcgttcgcgagagagagggagTGAGCCTGTTTGTTAGCCCGTCCTTCCCCCACGCGACCCTCCCgcgggaaggccctggacctcccttttatagatgcaaggagagggtccaggtgtacaatggggggtgtagcttatgcgctaacgtgtctggcagagaggtgcctgagccctgtgtacatgccaacgtggctgtcggagaggtgctagagccctgtgtacgcgataacgtggccatcggagaagtgcctgagccctgtagaagcacagctggcggtgctgctgggatcctgctgacgtctccttgcttccgtaaggggctgagaaccaccgtcgtcatggacgcacgcgaggagccatcattaccttttaccgggacgagccagatgggacgccagtcttgttccctcgtagcctgagctagctaggggtagggtaatgatgtatcccctatggcgcggtcggtccgagcccaaggtcgggcgaggcggagacttctcctgaggccgaggccggggtcgagcgaggacgtgattcctcccgaggccgaggctgaggccgagtcttggggtcaggcgaggcggagacctcctcccgaggccgaggcctgaggtcgggcgaggttgagcttcctattgcgcccgaggctgaacttactgttgtcagccttgcccgggtggctggcacaacagtcggagcggggtgagcggcgctgttttcctgtcagaccggtcagtgaaaggacgaaatgactgcggtcacttcgaccttgccgactgaggcgcgcgtgtcaggataagatgtcaggcgatcctcacattgaatgcgcctgcgatacggtcggttggtgaggcgatttggccaaggttggttctcgatgaagcctgcccgagctgggcctcgggcgagccgagggtgcgcccactgcctgaggaggccctcgggcgaggcgtgaatttgtccgggactactgttcctgc is a genomic window of Zea mays cultivar B73 chromosome 5, Zm-B73-REFERENCE-NAM-5.0, whole genome shotgun sequence containing:
- the LOC103627183 gene encoding leucine aminopeptidase 2, chloroplastic — protein: MGDAATAAAATLGLTWPNAAVELPQISFAAKDSEFSDWDGDILAVAVTDKDVQVQPHVSGSEFENAVLRRLDVQLGGLLRAAAAEEEFAGRPGQSVVLRVRGQRFKRVALVGFAARDRDRDAGCLHGLGESVASVARAARATSAAILVADPAVVRPESRLNAAAAIASGTVLGLYEDNRYKSEWEKVHLKQVDLIGLGSGPELDQKLRHANRLSSGVMLARDLVNSPANVLTPGALAEAAAKIASTYSDVFTATILDAAKCRELKMGSYLAVAAASETNPPYFIHLCYKPRGGDVRRKLALVGKGITFDSGGYNIKAVPVATIELMKKDMGGAAAVFGAAEVLGQIKPPGVEVHFISAASENMISGSGMRPGDIVTASNGKTIEVDNTDAEGRLTLADALVYACNQGVDKIIDLATLTGAIRVALGPSIAGILTPSDELAEEFAAAYEVSGEKFWRLPMEESYWESMESSIADMLCAGPLQPQAGAITAALFLKHFVDDKVQWMHIDIAGTVWSNKKRAGTGFGVTTLVEWVLSNSSS